The genomic stretch ACTTAAGGGATACGGCTTTTGATATGTACGAGTCTTATGTTTTACTTCTATTCCATAATCCTCCTTCATTTTTTTAGCAAGATTGATATTAAACCTAATAGTGGTTGGCCTAGATGATTGTGATGTAGAAGCATTCGATTGCAACATATTCTATTGTACAAGTGGATTAGGAACATTATGTCGCAAATGACTACTAATTTGTGGATTAGGCATGGAATCATAAGAAACACCCACTCCAACAGGAACCACGAGCAGAGTTCCATGAGCTACTCTAGTATATGGAGCTATAAAACCAGGAACCTCACTAGATTGGCCAGAGCCAGCCTGAATGGGAGGTATAGTAGCTATAGGCTCCGGAGATGATGCATATGGAAcctagaccggtctgaccggttggacCATGCGGTCTGACCAGTGTAATCTGACCAGATTGAGGTGGAGGTGTTTGTCCCACGAAATAGTTCAATGGCATGCCATATTGAGGCCCTACTACGGGTGCTGCCGATGCACTACAAGATGGGATTTGAGGTAGTATAGTATTAGAAACAGATACAATATCATTACTCCCCTCAACCCGTTTACCATTGCTCTTATCTACCATATCTTGCACACTTTTTGTTATCGATAAGCGCAAGTTGTCTATTACAATAGTAAGATCATTTACGGTAACAAAAGGAGATGGCGATGATGATGTGCTCACATTGGTTTGTACCTTAGGTGGTGGAGTATCGAAGGTGATGTCCTTAGTCTTTATGACATAGCCATGACGATCCTCCTCGAAGTGcgacaagaacttctttgttGCTTCTTCCTTGCGTTGCTCCAATTCTTATGCTGCAACTTCTGCAATTCTTCTTAGCTCTTCTTCAAGAGCCTTGTGTTCGTCGGCTGCAATCTTTTTTAGATCTAGCCTGACGATGTTGGACTTATCAATCTCGCTACGTTTAGAATTAGAACCAGCCATGGCAGCCGATTTATCTCTTTTCTTCCCCAACGGAGTCGTCAAAATGTATTGGCGCTAAAATCAGGCCAACACATGAACGCGCTCGAACGTGCGGCACGTGGAGGGGCTCCTTGTAGCTTCTCTGCGCGggctggtcagaccggttttgCCGGCGAGCCCGGCAAAGAAAACCAACGAAGGGTCGCCCAGGAGGAACCCCGTCAGGACATGCGCACCTTGGGTTGTTGTAGGGTCAGCAGGCCACCTAGAACGTCTTAAACGTCGTAGAGACGAAGGAAGAATAGTAGATGGggattggaaaagctagggcaaagagaaaaggtaaaaaggcaaaatagtagattgataatatttttgatcgattggatactCTCAATCGGctgtggccctttatatttatagggtggggagaTCTTGCCCCGTTAGAGtcgaaaccctaacaaatcCCGTGTCAAAAAACAAGTCCTAACTCGGACTACACAGACCAAACCGGTCCGACCGCCCTGGCTAACCGGTCTGATCGGTTTTCCTGGGTGCAGATTTTCCtgaggtcataactctctcatccgaactccaaattgGGTGTTCTACGTATGCATTTTGATCTGCTCGATGAGAGCTACACAATGATGAAATCCAATTTGTATTTTGAGCACTTTGGTcagaccagtctgaccggttttGTGACCAGTCTGTCTAGATCCTGTCAATTTTGGTTGTCAACCGTTACCTTGTACGAGTTGCTGTCAAATTGAGTCCATACTCAAAATTGCCTCTAGTATTTATCCCCAAACGCTGCGATTCATTTTGCCGACATTATGGAGTTTTGgtttttcttatttgtttttttgCCGTGCAAGCACCTCCATGCTAAATAACAAACGCCGTCTATCTCACGAGTCACGACCGTAGTAGAACTTCCTGAAAAAGCTTCTTGTAccgaaagaaaagaaacagtGTACAGAGAACTGCGTCTACACTTCAGCTGACAGCTCTGACACTACCCTCCCTCATCGCTCACCCCAGTCGACTCGTTCTCACTGCCGGATTTTGGTGTCAGCCAGCATGGGGGACGATCGGCTCAGGCTCAGCTCGGGTAAAATCCTCCCTGCCGTCCGCAGATCAGCGCTTGCGCGATATCGGCAGCGCCACACCCACGCCGTGCTGGCAGCGTCCCGTCGAcgcgcggcgccggcagccCGGCACTGCCCGTGCCTAACCAGAAACGTCAAGCGTGAAGCGTCCCACCGAGAGGCACTGGTATCCGAGGAGAGCTTTTGTCCGGCGCCCCGTCTCGCCCGCCGGTCGCCCCTCGCCCCCCACCGAATGATCACTGGCTTTACCAATCAATCCCGGCCGGACCAAGACCAACACCAACCCCGTCGGCACCGCCGGCCGCACACGCACGCACAGGGCACGGGCACACACAACCCCCGTGATTTTCTTTAGAAAAACCCCATGCCTTTCCCGTCCCCGCCCTgccgatggagatggagacgacCGGTCGCCTTGTCGCGGCCCGCGTCCTTTGATTCCCTCTGCCTGGCCGCGCCAGCAACTGCCTGCAACCAGACAAACAGACGGCCGCCCTGGCGTCCCCCCTGCTCGGTCGCTCGCACGCGCCGGACCCCGCGCGCGAAGCCAACGGCGAGCGAGACCCGTTCGCGCTCCCCAGCCCAGTCATCATCGCTCGCGCCAGCGTTATCAGTAGCCAGCACAGCAGTGAGCCGTCCCCTCCCCTCTCGCTCGCCTTGCCACGGGTGGTGACCGAGCGAGCGACTCGGCGGCCTTGCCCTGTTGCCCGAGACGAATTATTGGCCGGCGCCGCGATGCTCCAGGGCGTGCTGTCCCGCGCGCCCGCCACcgacgcggcggcagcggcagcgatgAAGGCCAAGCGGGCTCCGGTGTCCCCCGACGAAAAGGGGGACGGGGATGGGTGCCCCGCGCGGGGGAAGCGGCAGCAGCTGCTTGGGCtgggccccgccgcggcggcggaggaagggccGGAGACGCGGGGGCTGCGGCTGCTCAGCCTCCTGCTGCGGTGCGCGGAGGCGGTGGCCATGGACCAGCTGACGGAGGCGCGGGAGCTGCTCCCGGAAATCGGCGAGCTGGCGTCGCCGTTCGGGTCGTCCCCGGAGCGCGTGGCGGCCTACTTCGGGGACGCGCTGTGCGCGCGCGTGCTCAGCTCCTACCTGGGCGCCTACTCGCCGCTGGCGCTCCGCCCGCTGGCGGCCGCGCAGAGCCGCCGCGTCGCGGGCGCGTTCCAGTCGTACAACGCGCTGTCGCCGCTCGTCAAGTTCTCGCACTTCACCGCCAACCAGGCCATCCTGCAGGCGCTCGACGGCGAGGACCGCCTCCACGTGATCGACCTCGACATCATGCAGGGCCTGCAGTGGCCCGGGCTCTTCCACATCCTCGCCTCCCGCCCGCGCAAGCCGCGCTCGATCCGGATCACCGGGCTCGGCGCCTCGCTCGACGTGCTCGaggccaccggccgccgcctcgccgactTCGCCACCTCCCTCGGCCTGCCCTTCGAGTTCCACCCCATCGAGGGGAAGATCGGGCacgtcgcggacgccgcggCCCTCCTCGgcccgcgccaccaccaccagcagcaggacGAGGCCACCGTCGTGCACTGGATGCACCACTGCCTTTACGACGTGACGGGGTCGGACGTGGGCACGGTGCGGCTGCTCAGGACCCTGCGCCCGAAGCTGATCACCATCGTGGAGCAGGACCTGGGCCACAGCGGCGACTTCCTGGGCCGGTTCGTGGAGGCGCTGCACTACTATTCGGCGCTGTTCGACGCGCtgggcgacggcgccggcgcagccgaggaggaggccgccgagcGCCACGCCGTGGAGCGGCAGCTCCTGGGCGCGGAGATACGGAACATCGTGGCCGTGGGGGGACCCAAGCGGACAGGGGAGGTGCGCGTGGAGCGGTGGAGCGACGAGCTGCGGCGCGCCGGGTTCCGGCCGGTGTCCCTGGCCGGGAGCCCCGCCACGCAGGCCAGGCTGCTCCTCGGCATGTACCCGTGGAAGGGGTACACGCTGGTGGAGGAGGACGCATGCCTCAAGCTCGGCTGGAAGGACCTCTCCCTGCTCACCGCGTCGGCATGGGAGCCGGCGGACGACGAcacagtcgccgccgcccccacgcCCCGCCACGGAAGCCAGGAGACGTGATCGCAGGACAAGATTTTGCAGCACCAGCTAGATTGGATTGGATCGCCTCTGCTGCTAATCTCGCAGCTCCCTCGTGGCCACTTTTGTTCTCTGTCTTTTCTCTTCTTGTGAGTAACTATGTCTGTGATATAAATCGTATAGGATTCGGCATTCGTTCCCACACCATGCTCAGATCAACATTCCATTTCAGATTTTTGTAATGCTGCAGCTTCAGTTTCAGTCTGAAATTTGTAAAAAAGAACACATGCATCAGCAGGTCGGGGAGTTGGCTTAGCTCTGAGAGGTAGCCAGGTAGGTGATGGAAGAAGTTGCCGCCAGGGTCTGCTCCTCAAGATTGAAGAATCTACTAGTTCGAGTaaacatcatccatcgctttaTATAGTCCCGGGTGTCCCGGACTGTAGTAAAATAGACAGCTCagccgccggccgtcggccgTCTGTCTGCATTAGCTTAACGAGTCTGCATGTCAGTTTGCCGGCTGTAGAACGCCCCTGTGACGATGACTAGTTACTGATACGAAAATGACTGCTTGCACGTAAGCGTGCGCAACAACTGTTCCTGGCTTTCTTTGATAGCTCTATGTAAACAGCCCACAAGTTGGGGTGTGCGCTGTTTTGGATAGAGCCGATGAAGGTCAGCTCACTTCACGGTTCACGGATTGATGATGGTCGGATGGACAAAAGCCAAGAAAAAATGCGCGAGGAAAATAAGAAGATGCTGCCTGGGCCTATATCTTCGAGTAGCCCAAGCTGTCATGCTAAAAAGAAAATATAGGCTCGGCCCATTGAACAAACGCACTAGACCCTTCTTTTTttgatcttctttttttctcttctcactgaagaaggagagaaaaaaaatcggTGGCCCAGAAACATCAAAATCAACCGAGTGTTATTTAGAATTTTTAAAAGAGAATGATAGTGGCTCATCAACTAGAAACAACTGCTCGTAAAGTTGCATTCAGTGCAGCCACAGAAAAGCTTACTCAGTTCATGAATCATCAGAAGACCAAAGGCCCATGCATGGACTTTTTATGTTCTTATTAGCAAACTGGTATACACGCGGGTGCGGCCGTGCAGTGGTGCGCCGTCCCTGAGATTGAGAAAGACGAGATCGAATCAGGCCAACACAAACGGCAAATTTTGGATGGCAAAGCGATCGATCGCAAGGCGCTGTAGCAGCTCGAACTAATGGCATTTTGGATTTTGAAGCACACCGCGCAGTTCGTGAACTGTAGTACTTCATTTTGAATTATCGAATGAATACCGAGAACTTCTGCAGTCTTTGGAGCAGCTGGGCTGGGTGGGGGTTGCTGCTGACGGGCTGCCGCCCGGGCCCGGCCACCTGCACGACGAGAAGCTCTCCTTGATGGCCGCCGCGATCTCCACGTGACCATCAGCACCACCGTCTCTGCTGCATCAGCAACGCATCGGGATTCGTTTCCGCGGTGGCGCGCCATAACCCCCGCTTCCTGGCGGCAAGCCGGCGTCCCCAGCGGCAGCGTACGGCGGCGTAATCCGAAGGCGCCGTGCTGCAGGGCGCGGTCGCAGACATGGAGCGCTCCCGTCCGCCGGCAACGCGCCCCCGCCGTTTTGTCCTctcgccgcctcggcctcgtcgtcttcctcgaGGTGGTGGCGAACTAATGGCGGAGGTAGGTCGAGTTCGCCTCGGCCTTCCACTTCTCCTCGAGTTCGCCGAGGTGGTCGGCCTCCTCTACGTCGGTCCACCGGCGTCCACTTCCTCCCTCTGCTGCCCTCCGTGCCCATGCGCCGGCCAGGGTGATCGATGCAAAACTATGGGTCCGATTTTTGGGGTTCTgcaaatattcggatcgcgactagtaatcgcgatccaatttagaAGGTCGCGATCTAATTTAGGAGGTTTTgtaaaaatatttggatcgcgattaattgTCGATCCAATTCAGGGGTCCTGTGTAAATGTTCCTCCCGCCCCGCCGAGGTCGCCATGGCtctcctctcccgccgccggcggcgatggccgcCTCCTCGTCGCTCATCAACTCGTTGTTGCTCAAGGCTGCAGTCGCCATGTCTCTCATCCACTACAACCGCCTCCCCACCAaacccgcccccgccgcctctcctccatTGGAAGCGGAAGGTCCCATGCTCCCGTTCCCCAATCCGCGCCCCAACCAAGCCCAGCTCCACCGTTCACTCACCTCTCTTCTTCCGACCCAAGACAAGGACTGGAAGCTCGAGATCCTCCGCCTCTGCGAGGGGCTCAAGCTCATCCAAGGTATGCTTTACGCGCGCTCTCCAGCTCACCCACCGCATTTCCTCGCAGCCCAGTCCTCGAATCGTGTGACCAAATTTCTGTGCATTGTGCAATTAGGCGGCGCGCGTGCGGAGGACGCGGAGCAGCCGGTCGCGTCGTGTCTGTGCCACTTCTTCGACGGGTGCTGATGGCGAGCATTGGGTCGACGAGGTGCTCAGGAGGAGGTTCCTCAGGCTGGGTACGGCTTTGCTCTGAAAACAAACTGGGTTCTGTGTGCTGGTATTTCGAATTCTGTGGTGGTTTGTAGTACGATTTTACACTTTTGTATTGTTATAACAGTGCGGTGGAATGAGAAGCGACGGCGTGTCGATCAACCTGTTCTCAGGAATAACTTGATTGGTCAGTGTTCGAGATTTTTACTGAAACATGAACTTTACAACATGAGATATGATCTTTACAACATTTGAGAGCTCTCTAGATAACGATCTGGCTTTAGACTGCAGTTCTACTGCAAAATACAACAGGAATTTTTGGAGAATAGGAGATTCGGTTGTTTGAAGTgtactttcatttttttttccatttggaATATTTCAACAGTGAGGATGAGATGCAGCACCTTTGCTTGTCAGCTGATTTCCTGGTTGAACTATCAGACGGCATCTTCGCTGGAGTAAATTTCCATAATCTCCATGTAACTAGTTGTCTTATTTAAGTGTTCCTAATGTTGAATTAATGAATTTGTTTGTGCAGAGAAAAGTTTGCTCCTCATTTGCTACATTTTCTCACCAAGCAGTAGACTTCATTTTGAGTAAGTTACAGTCGTGCTGCTATGCGGTTAATTACTCTGAGCAATAGTCCCAAGTCATGCATTCACCCTAAAGAAAATGTGCGTGTTAACTTTGTCACTTAAATTCATAGTGCTCTGTATATCAGGTTGGTACTGTATTAGTCCCCAAATGTAAATTCACGATGAACTGCATAGGTACTAATGTCAACTTACCTGATGCCTAGTGCATTCTACTGTGAAAGAAATGACTGTCAGTGTCAACATACCTACAACCCAATTTCAGTTGCCTACCCTACATCACATCACACTCCACTTTCACTGTTTCTTTTTCCCATGTTATCATGTTAACCTCTCAGTATATACTTAAAGCATGCAGGATGACATGTCAAGAATTCATGAGAACATGCGCTTGTGGCCATATGTAATACCCAATATGTGCATGAGAACAGGAAATAGAGCTTGCAATTTTTCTCTTAACTAAGAGAGTGTTGTGAGGAGTTTATGTTGCTTTGCATACTGTCCAAGAAGTGATCTCGAGAACATCTTAGGTATCACTTTGTCTACTCCATTGGAACTGATACAGGAATATTAAATTGGTTAGAGGCCTTATCATGTTTTCTTTTACATGATTTCTCTAAATTGTATTTTATATTGATCAGATGTGCTGCCTCCATGGTCTCTTGCTTTCATTGTTACCTTTGGTAAATCTTTTACCGAGTGCACTATAACAGAGTAAAGTAGGATTGCTCAACTCTAATAAATCTGATAGTTGTTCGCTaatattatatttatttgtatTCCTTCTATATTCTTCAATGGTTTGCAGGATGGGTTGACTGTCATGTGCACAATTCTGTGAGCAGCACTTGTTCCGTAAGTTAGGAAACGAGGAGTTCATTGGCCATCTGATAATCATTTCAGTTTCTCAAAAGATCTCAAGTATATCAGAAGGATTGGTTCTGGCTGACCCGTTTGATGATACTTTCCCTGACATGCATGGCAATATATTCATTCATAATGTAAGTTTTCTTCTATTCGTTCTAATTTGGATTATAGAAGGGTGTTGACTCATTAAACCAACATGGTTGGCCGCTGTACCTATCTTGACTTCATGATTGCCCAGTGTATCCATTTTGACTTCATGATTGCCCGGTGTATCCATTTCAACTATCAGTTAAGAACAAACAGTTGACTTCATTATTACTGAACTATGGATGAAAACTAAGAAGTAGGGCTTATTTGCTGATGCATAATGGTTGTTATGCAGAATGTCATACTGTAAATAGTCTAATGTGCTGTAGTTTCTGTTAAGATACAGTCGATTATCTGTATAataatcttttcttttttaatttttgtcATCAATATTTACCTGAAACAAGCTAGATTGTGATATCTCCAGTTGCGCATTTTGGAATGCATTGGTCAAGAATTATGATTCAACCTTGTAAGCTTGAACCCATTTGGCTTATCTGAACTCTGTAGTCTGAACTGCTGTATCTTTTATGAATTATGATCACAAGTGTCATCATTCTTGAAGAAATTTTCTATTGATATGCAATGACGGGCTGCCGCCCTTCCCGGGCCCGGCCACCTGCTGGACAAAGTTCTCCTTGATGGCCGCCGCGGTCTCCACGTGACGTCGTGACGGTGAACAAGCAGTAATCCCGGCCAGCCAGCCTCTCCACGGCAGCGTACGGCGGCGTAATCCGAAGGCACCATGATTCCGGATGCGGTTGCAGACGTGGATCGCTTCTCGTGCTCCTAACGTCCGCCGGAAACGCGCCCCCGCCGTTTCGtcttcgtcgccgtcggcctcgccgcctcggcctcttcttcttcctcgaggaGTCGAGGTGATAGTGGactggtggtggaggaaggcTAGCGCCTTCCACTTCTCCACGAGTTCGCCGAGGTGGTTGGCCTCCTCTACATCGCCCCGCCGGCGTCCAGGTTCTGCCTCCGGTGCTTGCCGTGCCCTTGCGCCGGCCAGGGTGGTCGCTGCAAAACTGCGGATCCGATTTAGGGGGTTTTATgaaaatattcggatcgcgattaataatcgcgatatatgtaaatatttggatcgcgattaatagtcgcgatagGGGGTTTTATGAAAATATTTGGATCCTGATTAATAGTCGCAATCCAAATAGGGGGTCATATGTAAATGTTCCGCTCGCCCCGCCGAGATCGCCATGGCTCTCCCCTGTCCCCTCCGGCggtcccgccggcgccgccgttaCATCGCCCCCGCCTCTCCTCCATTGAAAGCGGAAGGTCCCCTGCTCCCGTTCCCCAATCCGCGCCCCAACCAAGCCCAGCTCCACCCCCTCACTCGCCTCCCCTTCTTCCGCTCCAGGCCAGGGACCCGAAGCACGGaatcctccgcctccgcgaggAGCTCAAGCTCGCCGTAcacgcgcccgcccgcccgctgaCGCACCGCGTTTGCTCGCCCAAAAATGCTCGATTTCTGTGCATTGTGTGATCAGATGGCGCAAGCGCGCGCGGAGAAGACGGAGCCGCCGGTTGTGTGGTGCCGCTGCCACTTCTTCGACGGGTACAGGGAcctgccgccaccgcggcctgGTGTCGATGGAGAGCATTGCTGCATTGGGTCGACGGGGTGCTCAGAACGAGGTTCCACGATCCTCAGGCTGGATGCGGCTTTGCTCTTAAAACGAACGAGGTTGTATGTGCTGGTATTTCGAACTTTGTGGTTATGTTCTAGAACGATTTCACACTTCTGTAGTCCTGTTCTGTTGTAACAGCACGGTGGAAAGAGAAGCGACAGCGAGTGGATCGATCCCTTCACAGGAGTAACTTGATTGATTTGTGTTCCTGAGATTTTACTGAAACCACTCTACAGTTTTTGAGACTTCTCTAGATAATGACCTCGCTTTAGAGACTGCACATCAACTGCAGAATACAACGGAAAATTTTGAACAATTGGCACTCTTACTGCTGCCTGTTTCCAGTTTACCATAGGAGTAGGAGATTCAGTTATCTGAAGTGTAGTTTCAATTTTTCCATTTTGCAGACTTCAACTATGAGAAAGCTTGCTCCTCATTTGCTACATTTTCTTACCAAGCAGTAGACTTCATCTGATAAGCTACAATTGTGCTGCTATATGATTAATTACTCTGAGCGATGAGATGTTAGAAATGCATTAGAACATGTGTTTGTGGTTGTATGAAATACTCAATATGTGATAAATGCATGTCAGATCATTGCACATCTTTTAGTCTAAAGTATTGTATTACACAAGTGTTTACCAATTCAAGCAGGATATAATAGGTATCCATAAGCATCATGCATGTGTAGAAAGACACTGTCACTGCTTATACTAAGCAATGTTTTAGCATGGCAGGGCAAAAACATGATGTTAGATGGATGCTAGTTATGTCAATGACTCAATTGTTGGATTAACCGTGGTTACTTCTTTGGCAGAGAAAAGCTGATCCTGAAACCTCGGTTTATCTTGTGAAATTTTCTTGTAGATAGATGGAATACGAGTTATGAAGTTACCAGCCTTCATAAGTGTTGAACTATGGATGAAAAACTAAGAAGTAGGTACTTATTTGCTGATGCATAATGGTTGGTGTGCAGGATGGCAGACTGTATATATTCTGCTATACAGTAAATATTTATAGGACCACTGGTTTATCTGTTCTGCTAAATGTACTGTAGTTTCTATTAAGATACAGATGATTATCTGCATaatattcttttctttcttgAGAATTTTTTGATGATATATACTCCacccattccaaattgtaagtcttTAGGTTCAGAGTTCAGTCCACCATTCGACTCAACACGCGCTGCCAGTTCCAGATCTGCGACATGCCCACGCGTGTATTTTTAGGATgcatctaagggggtgtttgacaGTACTACACTccacgaaaaattgctccactccactcACTCCACAAAACTAAGAACTAGGGACTTATTTGCTGATGCATAATGGTTGGTGTGCATAAATATTTATAGGGTCACTGGTTTATCTGTTCTGCTAATGTACTGTAATTTCTGTTAAGATACAGACGACTATCTGCATATTACTCTTTTCTTTCTTGAAGAATTTTTCTGTtcattctaaattgtagatcgttttattatttctagattcataacttttgcttacgtatctaaacatagtgtatatctaggtacatagtAAAAACGTTTCACGGCGAACGGGGCATGGAGGCACGACGGAGATGATGAAATATAATGAGGATGGACGACGCCATTGACAACCTGACGAAGTTAAGTTGCTTAAGTTGCAGGGTTCGGTGTTCGTATGTTCGTTCTCAGTCTTCACGTTCAGCGTTCATTCCACCATTCGACTTCAGCACACGTGCTGTCAGTTCCAGATCTGCGACATGCCCACGCGTGCACCTATAGGCTGCATCTAAATTGGTCATCTAGCTTGGCTATCTGTTACAACAGGTGATTTCACAGTTGAAACTAACCGTACGTGCCACTGGCAGAAGGCCACGCGTGTGCAAGTTTCTTCAAGCTGTGCCGCATCTGAGACTCCGCCGGGTTTTTGTTTCAACCCAACTGGCAAACCAATCACAGTTAAGAGCCGACGCCACCGAGGCCGGCCGCCGGTGCCCAACTTCCGCGCACTTCCTATTTCCTATCGGGCTATCACGTCGAAGTAAACCGAACAGAGTAACAGACCCTTGTCCTCTATAAAAACACGCTCGCGCGCACGAGCATCGCCTTGTCCGTCGTCCCCACGAACACTACCATCTCGTCCGTCCTTGGTTTGCTGCGCGTCGCCGTCTCGCCAGGATGAGCTACTACAGCCAGCAGCAGGCGCCCGTGACAGGTGATCCGCGAGCcggaaactttttttttttctgtacacTTCGGCTTGATCGATCACTGACTTGGACGCAGCTCTGAACTGACCGCGCGCGTGGTTTTTGTGTTTCTCTCGCGCGCTTCGGCGAGCAGCGTACCCGCCGCCGGGCGGCtacgcggcgacggcgccgccgctgccggcggggcAGCCGTACGTGCAGGCGCCGCCGATGCAGGCGGGCTACtacgcgccgccggcggggtaCCCCGGCGGCAACTTCAACGGCGCCATGatgaacccgccgccgccgcaggtggtGTCGCCCCAGACGCAGAGCCGCGGCGACAAGGCCTTCTGGGAAGGATGGTAAGCTAAGCTTCCCGCCTTTCTTTGTTTGATCCCAAGATAgatatacttcctccgtcccgaAAAGAATGCAATTAGTCGCGAACTGATTCGCTAGCTTTGCAGCTGCGCGGctctttgctgctgctgcatcctGGACATGTGCTGCTGAGCCCGGCGAGAGCACGAGTGCATCGAACCATGGCGTGCTCCCCATCTGTAACAGAGTCCGTTTGTAACACCTCGAGAATAACTAGCTTGTGTCGTGTGTGATACATGTCGCGTTACTCACGTACCATCAGTTTTATCATGTTGGCAATTGGCATGAGGTTTGTATTTCTGATACATGTGTGAAGGTTCAAGCAGGTTATCAAGATTTTCCTTCATTCCTAAGAAAAAACACATTCGCTAGAAAACAAAAAGGATAGACAGCGAGATACGGTAACAACCACGACAATCCCGTTAATTACCGTTGGTGTTTCCAGGTTCCGTTTTCTCTTGAGGGCAATGGTGTTTCTGGGTTTCAGGCTCCGATAGGTATACCACATATTAAAACCGGTAACAAAGCTGAGCAGATCTACGGACTACAGGTGCAAGGTTTCAGCAACTAAGCTTCAGGATCAGTGAAGTAAACAGGGCTCTCTAGGTCATCATTGTTCGCAGAAGCGAATGAATCGTCAGATCCTGACGTTGATGGAGTTGCGATGCTCTCATCAGAATCGGACATCTCATCATGCAGAGCAACATGTTCTTCAGGTTCAGGTTCCTGCTCGGCCTCAGGCTCAGACTCGGATCCAGAGGTCCCCAACATGAGCTTGTGAATTGCAGCCTTGGCAGTTTCGAGAAACCACTCATCCTCAGGAAGCGCACTGAAATGATTTTTAGTGGAAGAAGAAACGTGATATTAAGCACTGGGCAAACAGGTAGCCTAGCAAATATTATGGGAACTCAGAATAATCAAAACAATACTGTAATTACCGACCTTTGTGGGTCAACATTCCTTGCTGAGAAAGCAGCGATCGCTCTGGTTATGATTGTTGACACAAGCTGCTGAACTGGTCTGTGTGGGAAACGCCCGCAGACAGCAATCTCAACAATGAAGTGCATATCAAGAATAAGCTGCAAGGAGCAAAAGATTGTTAACTTCAGTATTTGCATCGAAGTAACATGAACGTTCAGG from Setaria italica strain Yugu1 chromosome II, Setaria_italica_v2.0, whole genome shotgun sequence encodes the following:
- the LOC101768617 gene encoding scarecrow-like protein 23, whose product is MLQGVLSRAPATDAAAAAAMKAKRAPVSPDEKGDGDGCPARGKRQQLLGLGPAAAAEEGPETRGLRLLSLLLRCAEAVAMDQLTEARELLPEIGELASPFGSSPERVAAYFGDALCARVLSSYLGAYSPLALRPLAAAQSRRVAGAFQSYNALSPLVKFSHFTANQAILQALDGEDRLHVIDLDIMQGLQWPGLFHILASRPRKPRSIRITGLGASLDVLEATGRRLADFATSLGLPFEFHPIEGKIGHVADAAALLGPRHHHQQQDEATVVHWMHHCLYDVTGSDVGTVRLLRTLRPKLITIVEQDLGHSGDFLGRFVEALHYYSALFDALGDGAGAAEEEAAERHAVERQLLGAEIRNIVAVGGPKRTGEVRVERWSDELRRAGFRPVSLAGSPATQARLLLGMYPWKGYTLVEEDACLKLGWKDLSLLTASAWEPADDDTVAAAPTPRHGSQET
- the LOC111256312 gene encoding uncharacterized protein LOC111256312; amino-acid sequence: MALLSRRRRRWPPPRRSSTRCCSRLQSPCLSSTTTASPPNPPPPPLLHWKRKVPCSRSPIRAPTKPSSTVHSPLFFRPKTRTGSSRSSASARGSSSSKAARVRRTRSSRSRRVCATSSTGADGEHWVDEVLRRRFLRLVRWNEKRRRVDQPVLRNNLIVRMRCSTFACQLISWLNYQTASSLEEKFAPHLLHFLTKQ